The Schizosaccharomyces pombe strain 972h- genome assembly, chromosome: I genome contains a region encoding:
- the mak1 gene encoding phosphorelay sensor kinase Mak1 has protein sequence MRPPDDQINNNVGSNSHLEKLKEAMDHQLQKSSKIVGSFTNSQNSSVGSVHSPILESPTSLNRQHRNSFSFNNVSSPSLEDERLINFPRVNPNRLMTSKRPNELFKTSSMSSDCYSPQKSRESLNSLCHSPAPSVSSCGNALNNDNTSASHSLTDEQPFETDSSANLFKQLQEKRNRTIGNVYEMACLLVFKTGLMNFWKNIIDFFAQQFFSTQISVVEPRDLSDIYNTPWQLRCYYDGGSHYDPYSNPISVNDNLASSSYVTVVASDGSKGIIYKDPASLKHEGDLLIDSKVVQTVLERATLLVYTRKQQHIVKNTKVHDNDYFSSIPNVDDIRSIKNSWKVFHDEKLNELKKQVEISASAAQLNGLYPQKKRAFVSHFSQNRKPYSQSDISKAQSSSFSEEPSNIYDEYEQNLLSPWSRSPVASPSIQTDPNRNPFFQNCLQESSFATESSTEKSASESVSETAVNDDCKGMNFSGNRRQEDHLNDFTSFPTETAVSIVHVPLMFPCSDQTSSRGRAPIAILSFKSNLVPYPENLIASIERLIPFIFSSYSNSQSVPLLPCPTQRHLLFNTSSTDNTKELSMSASSENSDCPHKEGECVGSFCNINAKGSSLNNIPKLPRFVPVPSEFFKKNQRSWVTLKKHRLLARLKSRISKKNSKVNENLRFSLNDGENYSNETITLKKDEIVLDKSKSYACCTSESHKYVQGHCGGQAPPFPLLKVIIDSIPVHVFTADPGSGKLTWVNRKTLLYCGLNMNEQIELQFSRIHPDDLPNFLNDWKSSLFSGSGFYHEIRLQRFDNVYRYFICRAVPLRDCTGSVLHFFGTMTDVHDQKLAERELQKQSAIAANENSYRSLAEASPQIVFAANGKNGIIYANAQWLSYSGLSLESSLGLGFLSAVYHADRKKCLLPESLEGTFNNQDESNGTKTFAAEIRFRSTDGHYRWHLVKSVCVNNSADTSTNLWLGTCTDIHDHKMLEEKLQESNIEAQRIVRSKMQYLSNMSHEIRTPLIGITGMVSFLLETQMSAEQLSYARIIQQSAKSLLTVINDILDLSKVRAGMMKLTSQRFSVRAMMEDANETLGTLAFSKGIELNYTVDIDVPDIVFGDNMRMRQVALNVIGNAIKFTNVGEVFTRCSVEKIDYSTNTVVLKWECIDTGQGFNRDDQLQMFKPFSQVESSTLPRHGGSGLGLVISKELVELHNGSMSCQSRRGVGTRFMWTATFTMDKTPLKFEPPDGCCPVCFCPYEKSKQSTEDYYCADDGNDKSATNFVKLAVNKADPGRESNRRKLESDKNVQSNKYVNPFASESEFCRCGASADPYTVLFWRLYRNKPSGIKLDKSALAVVVSHTKYSSEAIGNMLQSIIDISSFKDIVRYGNTYEAFEELLENPMQSKVTHIILNLPDIEAYVLFVKSLQLCSLYKDTKFILVTSTRQKESLSKIFSDSEDCNSESIHYVLKLVKPSKFFPLFYSDSEEKGKIGALNDMTRKAAMEQKADAETLRYNLAKSGFSVLLAEDNIINIKVISRYLERIGVKFKVTMDGLQCVEEWKREKPNFYSLILMDLQMPVMDGYQACNEIRKYELENDYPKVPIVALSANALPHVVLSCKDSGFDSYLAKPITLQHLSLIISGILNYTNQSKLHK, from the exons atgaggCCACCTGACGATCAAATCAACAATAACGTTGGTTCTAATTCTCACTTGGAAAAGTTGAAAGAG GCCATGGACCACCAGCTGCaaaaatcatcaaaaattgTAGGATCGTTTACTAATTCTCAAAACTCTTCTGTTGGCTCTGTTCATTCTCCGATACTTGAATCTCCCACCAGTTTAAATAGGCAGCATCgaaattcattttctttcaataatgTATCTTCTCCTTCACTAGAGGATGAGCGACTTATTAATTTTCCCCGAGTAAATCCAAATCGATTGATGACATCCAAACGTCCCAATGAGTTATTTAAAACCTCCTCAATGAGTTCAGATTGCTATTCTCCTCAAAAATCTAGGGAATCACTAAATTCATTATGCCATTCACCTGCTCCATCCGTTTCTTCTTGTGGAAATGCTTTGAACAACGATAATACTTCTGCTTCGCACTCACTAACTGATGAGCAACCATTTGAAACAGATTCATCCGCTAACTTATTTAAGCAGTTACAGGAGAAGCGTAACCGTACCATTGGAAATGTGTATGAAATGGCTTGCTTATTGGTCTTTAAAACCGGTTTGATGAATTTCTGGAAAAACATTATTGACTTTTTCGCTCAGCAGTTTTTTTCCACTCAAATATCTGTTGTAGAACCGCGTGACCTTTCTGACATATACAATACTCCTTGGCAACTCAGATGTTATTACGATGGCGGTTCCCATTATGATCCGTATAGTAACCCTATAAGTGTTAATGACAACCTTGCTAGCAGTTCTTATGTTACCGTAGTTGCTTCGGATGGTTCAAAGGGTATTATATACAAAGATCCAGCTTCTCTTAAACATGAAGGGGATTTGCTTATTGATAGCAAAGTTGTACAAACAGTCTTGGAGCGTGCGACATTGCTTGTATATACACGTAAACAACAGCACATTGTTAAAAACACCAAGGTTCATGATAATGATTACTTTAGTTCTATACCTAATGTTGATGATATTCGCAGCATTAAGAATTCATGGAAAGTTTTTCATGATGAAAAACTtaatgaattgaaaaagcaGGTTGAAATTAGTGCTTCTGCAGCTCAGTTAAATGGACTTTATCCACAGAAAAAGAGAGCATTTGTTTCACATTTCAGTCAGAATCGTAAACCGTATTCCCAAAGTGACATTTCAAAAGCACAAAGTTCGTCTTTTTCGGAAGAACCTTCAAACATTTATGATGAGTATgaacaaaatttactttctcCTTGGTCAAGATCTCCAGTTGCTAGTCCCTCCATTCAAACAGATCCTAATAGGAATCCATTCTTCCAAAATTGCTTGCAAGAATCTTCTTTCGCTACTGAATCGTCAACAGAGAAGTCTGCTTCAGAGTCCGTATCAGAAACAGCTGTTAATGATGATTGTAAAGGTATGAATTTTTCTGGTAACAGGCGTCAAGAAGATCATTTGAACGACTTCACCAGTTTTCCTACTGAAACTGCTGTCAGTATTGTACATGTTCCTCTGATGTTTCCTTGTTCGGATCAAACTTCAAGCCGTGGGAGAGCTCCAATTGcaattctttctttcaagTCCAATTTAGTTCCTTATCCGGAAAATTTAATAGCCTCCATAGAACGTTTGATAccctttattttttcttcatactCAAATTCTCAATCTGTTCCGTTACTTCCTTGTCCTACACAAAGGCATCTATTATTTAACACGTCTAGCACTGACAATACCAAGGAGTTGAGTATGAGCGCGAGCTCCGAAAACTCTGATTGTCCTCATAAAGAAGGAGAGTGCGTAGGCAGCTTTTGCAATATCAATGCTAAAGGATCTTCTCTTAATAACATACCTAAATTGCCTAGGTTTGTACCAGTTCcttctgaattttttaaaaaaaaccagCGATCATGGGTTACTTTAAAGAAGCATCGTTTGCTAGCTAGATTGAAGTCTCGAATTAGCAAAAAGAATTCTAAAGTGAACGAGAATTTGAGATTCTCGCTAAATGATGGtgaaaattattcaaatgAAACTATTACTCTAAAGAAGgatgaaattgttttagataaatcaaaatcatATGCCTGTTGCACTTCTGAATCTCACAAGTATGTGCAAGGGCATTGTGGTGGTCAAGCGCCTCCTTTTCCCTTACTAAAGGTTATAATTGATTCTATACCGGTTCATGTGTTTACTGCGGATCCGGGAAGTGGAAAACTCACATGGGTTAATAGAAAAACTCTTCTTTACTGTGGTTTAAATATGAATGAGCAAATAGAGCTACAATTTAGTCGAATTCATCCTGATGATCTgccaaactttttaaatgacTGGAAATCTTCATTATTCTCTGGTAGTGGTTTTTATCATGAAATTCGTTTGCAAAGGTTTGATAATGTTTATCGATACTTTATCTGTCGCGCGGTTCCTTTACGGGATTGCACTGGATCTGTGctacatttttttggaaCAATGACGGATGTCCATGATCAAAAGTTGGCAGAACGAGAACTACAAAAACAATCAGCTATAGCCGCAAATGAAAACAGCTACAGGTCTTTAGCTGAAGCTTCTCCTCAAATTGTTTTTGCCGCAAATGGTAAAAATGGAATTATTTATGCAAATGCGCAGTGGTTAAGTTATTCAGGTCTTTCACTGGAATCTTCATTGGGACTTGGGTTTTTATCTGCTGTATATCACGCTGATCGCAAGAAATGTTTATTGCCTGAATCTTTGGAGGGAACGTTTAATAACCAAGACGAAAGTAATGGTACCAAAACGTTTGCGGCGGAGATACGTTTTAGATCTACCGATGGTCATTATAGATGGCATTTGGTGAAATCTGTTTGCGTAAATAATTCTGCTGATACGTCTACTAATCTCTGGTTAGGAACTTGTACTGATATTCACGATCATAAAATGTTGGAAGAAAAGCTCCAAGAATCTAACATTGAAGCTCAAAGAATTGTTCGGAGCAAAATGCAGTATCTTTCCAATATGTCTCATGAAATTCGAACCCCTCTTATCGGTATTACAGGCATGGTAAGCTTCTTGTTGGAAACTCAAATGTCTGCCGAACAGCTGAGTTATGCACGTATTATTCAGCAATCAGCTAAGTCTCTTTTGACTGTTATCAATGATATTTTGGACCTTAGTAAAGTCAGAGCTGGAATGATGAAGCTAACTAGCCAACGCTTTTCTGTACGAGCTATGATGGAAGATGCAAACGAAACTCTAGGTACCCTCGCTTTTTCAAAGGGAATAGAATTGAACTACACGGTTGACATTGATGTTCCTGATATAGTATTTGGGGATAATATGAGAATGAGGCAAGTTGCTTTGAATGTGATCGGAAATGCTATTAAATTTACGAATGTTGGTGAAGTTTTTACTCGTTGTTCCGTTGAAAAGATTGATTACTCAACCAATACTGTTGTTTTAAAGTGGGAATGCATTGATACCGGTCAAGGGTTTAACAGAGATGATCAATTACAAATGTTTAAACCGTTTTCTCAAGTAGAGAGTTCTACATTACCAAGACATGGTGGCTCAGGTCTTGGATTAgttatttcaaaagagCTTGTTGAGCTACATAATGGTAGTATGTCCTGTCAAAGTAGAAGAGGCGTGGGAACGCGCTTTATGTGGACTGCAACGTTTACAATGGATAAAACTCCTCTAAAATTTGAACCCCCAGATGGTTGTTGTCCAGTCTGTTTTTGTCCATACgaaaaaagcaaacaaagCACAGAAGACTATTATTGCGCAGACGATGGAAACGATAAAAGCGCGAcgaattttgtaaaattggCCGTAAATAAAGCAGATCCCGGAAGAGAAAGCAACCGACGTAAACTTGAATCGGACAAAAATGTTCAATCCAACAAATATGTGAATCCTTTCGCTTCTGAATCGGAATTTTGTCGATGCGGCGCATCTGCTGATCCATACACAGTTCTATTTTGGAGACTCTATAGAAACAAACCTTCTGGGATCAAGTTGGATAAAAGTGCTTTAGCCGTTGTTGTATCACACACTAAATACAGTAGTGAAGCGATTGGCAACATGCTTCAATCAATTATCGATATAAGCTCATTTAAAGATATCGTAAGGTATGGAAATACCTATGAAGCCTTTGAAGAATTGCTAGAGAATCCTATGCAATCCAAGGTCACCcatattatattaaatcTTCCGGACATAGAAGCATATGTTTTATTTGTCAAATCACTGCAACTTTGTAGTCTATACAAGgatacaaaatttattttggtGACTTCCACTCGACAAAAAGAATCATTATCTAAGATTTTTTCAGATAGCGAGGATTGTAATTCGGAAAGCATCCATTACGTTTTAAAACTTGTGAAACCATCCAAGTTTTTTccattattttattctgATTCTGAGGAAAAGGGGAAAATCGGTGCACTTAATGATATGACTCGAAAGGCTGCAATGGAGCAGAAGGCTGATGCTGAAACACTCCGATATAATCTGGCAAAGTCTGGCTTTAGCGTGTTGTTGGCGGAAGACAACATTATCAATATTAAGGTTATAAGCCGTTACCTTGAAAGAATTGGTGTCAAATTCAAGGTCACCATGGACGGTTTGCAATGTGTTGAAGAATGGAAACGTGAAAAGCCTAATTTTTACTCTCTTATTCTAATGGATTTACAAATGCCTGTTATGGATGGTTACCAGGCATGTAATGAAATTCGTAAATACGAATTGGAAAACGATTACCCTAAAGTTCCTATAGTTGCACTTAGTGCGAATGCTTTACCTCATGTTGTTTTAAGCTGCAAAGATAGTGGTTTTGATTCTTACCTTGCCAAACCTATTACTTTGCAACACTTGTCCTTAATCATATCTGGCATACTTAATTATACGAACCAATCAAAGTTACACAAATGA
- the mug51 gene encoding variant protein kinase 19 family protein codes for MPALLKINKKKNGQTKIDRLFSKRRKTSLAIEKNHSKASMCTGQSPLNIISYNVPPLIVLRNKTIRNSIEVLVEEMFRDIQMRQQTNVLVAQCPRMIVETQLIGLFQSNYTSVAEELEQSIRTGDIRRLYLNRSDKFCGESCLILRPEFDKLFTYYLCKFKDQEHIYTLIFKLHKLLIENPLPSYTSEELKFNWEERRLLISMGFLILAGTDSYGISLPNLGIFTHILRNSRNDLSNYLKKRPYREVIESSLYNRNVSVACKKKNEAFFGWKFRLCDAIGAGLVDSFMTTCGRAFRLTKKGLEMKF; via the coding sequence ATGCctgctttattaaaaataaataaaaagaagaatggACAGACTAAAATAGACAGACTGTTTAGCAAAAGGAGAAAGACTTCTTTagcaattgaaaaaaaccaCTCTAAAGCATCTATGTGTACTGGTCAATCACCATTAAACATCATTTCGTACAATGTTCCTCCATTGATTGTATTAAGAAACAAAACGATACGAAACTCTATAGAAGTTTTAGTTGAGGAAATGTTTCGTGACATTCAAATGCGCCAGCAAACGAATGTTTTAGTTGCACAGTGTCCGCGAATGATTGTGGAAACACAGTTGATAGGCTTATTTCAATCAAACTATACCAGTGTTGCTGAAGAGTTAGAACAATCTATACGTACAGGAGACATCCGTCGTCTTTACCTAAATAGATCTGACAAGTTCTGTGGTGAGTCTTGCTTAATTTTGCGACCTGAGtttgataaattatttacataCTATTTGTGCAAGTTCAAAGATCAGGAACATATTTATACGCTAATCTTTAAGTTGCATAAACTATTGATTGAAAATCCACTACCTTCCTACACATCCGAGGAGTTGAAATTTAATTGGGAGGAACGACGACTGCTGATTAGTATGGGCTTTCTTATTCTTGCTGGCACTGACTCTTACGGAATCTCATTACCCAACCTTGGCATTTTTACTCATATTTTGCGTAACAGCAGAAACGACTTgtcaaattatttaaaaaagaggCCGTACCGCGAAGTAATTGAATCGTCACTATATAATCGCAATGTTTCGGTAGCTtgcaaaaagaagaacgaagcattttttggttGGAAGTTTCGACTTTGCGACGCCATAGGAGCCGGACTGGTTGATTCGTTTATGACTACTTGTGGAAGAGCATTCCGTTTAACTAAAAAAGGACTTGAAATGAAGTTTTAA
- the sec18 gene encoding secretory pathway protein Sec18, with protein MDSRWKLPFMSNKGTPEQPMRKPLSGSYSHNSAGPTPNMSPFEQKPPLPTHMDVRRPSGPFRIVKATSTEDALTNCIIVSPMDFKQQYIIVDNSRVFSTKPVPGFPQGCLGASQPHREWASWSLNQQVHVADYDPYGPHGAPYLHSMTLEVDFQNRNRTTNEPFDGEEMAKLFCSSYQSQVFSPGQKIVFDFRSYNIKATVRTISCVDLLIGENQDAENTADTSKRGLLTSQTEIQFFKAAHSALRLKASMTRPASNAILQPGFKFEDMGIGGLDSEFSAIFRRAFASRLFPPGMVEKLGINHVKGILLYGPPGTGKTLIARQIGKMLNAREPKIVNGPEILNKYVGQSEENVRKLFADAEREYRDRGEESGLHIIIFDELDAICKKRGSSGGDTGVGDQVVNQLLAKMDGVDQLNNILVIGMTNRKDMIDEALLRPGRLEVHMEISLPDEHGRLQILKIHTSRMASNGILENDVDMEELASLTKNFSGAEIAGLIKSASSFAFYRHIKVGTTAAVSGNLENIKVNRNDFLNALSEVRPAYGVSEEELESRVQGGIINFGKHIEEIITEGKLFVQQVKNSERTRLVSVLLSGPIASGKTALAATIALGSEFPFVKLVSAESMVGMNENARVAHVNRVFEDSYKSPLSVIVVDEIERIIDWVPIGPRFSNTLLQTLMVLFKKQPPKGHRLLILATTSERTMLSRMDMTQSFDAEIAVPNVSNVTELDRIIQSIDSFADSNVRADTLQRLQNFTGTDAVNVGVAKILMIAETAKQDVDVVSCFVEAMARAIPME; from the coding sequence ATGGACTCAAGATGGAAACTTCCATTCATGTCCAATAAAGGGACACCAGAGCAACCTATGAGGAAACCACTAAGTGGCAGTTATTCCCATAACAGTGCTGGTCCTACACCCAATATGAGCCCCTTTGAGCAAAAACCACCGCTGCCTACACATATGGATGTTAGACGCCCTTCAGGTCCTTTTCGGATCGTCAAGGCGACTTCTACCGAAGATGCTTTAACCAATTGTATCATTGTTTCTCCCATGGACTTTAAGCAGCAGTACATTATTGTAGACAACTCTCGTGTGTTCAGCACTAAACCCGTTCCTGGCTTTCCACAGGGTTGTCTTGGCGCTTCCCAGCCCCATCGCGAATGGGCTTCTTGGTCGCTAAATCAGCAGGTTCATGTTGCCGACTATGATCCATATGGTCCTCATGGAGCTCCTTATCTTCATAGTATGACTTTGGAGGTAGACTTTCAAAATAGAAATCGCACCACTAATGAGCCTTTCGACGGTGAAGAGATGGCCAAGTTATTTTGCTCTAGTTATCAGAGCCAAGTTTTTTCTCCGGGCCAGAAAATTGTTTTCGATTTCCGTTCTTACAATATAAAGGCAACCGTCCGTACTATATCTTGTGTCGATCTTTTAATTGGTGAGAATCAAGATGCCGAAAATACTGCAGATACCAGCAAACGTGGTCTCTTGACTTCCCAGACCGaaatccaattttttaaagccGCTCACTCTGCGTTGCGTTTGAAAGCTAGCATGACAAGACCTGCCTCTAATGCCATTCTTCAGCCAGGCTTTAAATTTGAGGACATGGGCATTGGTGGTCTTGACTCAGAGTTCAGTGCTATTTTCCGTCGAGCATTTGCCTCTCGTCTCTTTCCTCCTGGCATGGTTGAAAAGCTGGGTATTAATCATGTTAAGGGTATTCTCTTATATGGCCCTCCAGGTACTGGTAAGACATTAATTGCTCGACAAATTGGTAAAATGCTAAATGCCCGTGAACCGAAAATCGTTAATGGTCCTGAAATTCTAAACAAATACGTCGGTCAAAGTGAAGAAAACGTTCGTAAATTATTCGCCGATGCTGAACGTGAGTATCGCGATCGCGGAGAGGAATCGGGTCTTCATATTATTATCTTCGATGAATTAGATGCCATATGTAAAAAGAGAGGAAGTTCTGGTGGTGATACAGGTGTTGGCGATCAGGTCGTTAATCAGCTTTTGGCTAAGATGGATGGCGTTGATCAACTGAATAATATCCTTGTTATTGGTATGACTAACAGAAAAGACATGATCGATGAAGCTCTTTTGCGTCCAGGTCGTCTTGAGGTTCATATGGAAATTTCACTTCCAGATGAACACGGCCGTTTGCAGATTCTGAAAATCCATACGTCCCGTATGGCTTCAAATGGTATTTTAGAGAATGATGTTGACATGGAAGAGCTAGCATCTCTTACTAAAAACTTTTCTGGTGCTGAAATTGCTGGATTAATCAAGAGTGCTTCaagttttgctttttatcGCCACATCAAGGTGGGAACCACTGCCGCTGTTTCAGgtaatttggaaaatatcAAGGTGAATCGTAACGACTTTTTGAATGCTTTAAGTGAGGTAAGACCAGCTTATGGTGTGAGTGAGGAGGAACTCGAAAGCCGTGTGCAAGGTGGCATTATCAATTTTGGTAAACacattgaagaaataattaccgaaggaaaattatttgttcAACAAGTTAAAAACTCCGAACGTACACGTTTGGTCAGTGTATTATTGTCAGGCCCTATAGCGTCAGGGAAAACTGCATTGGCTGCCACGATAGCCCTTGGTTCTGAATTTCCATTTGTTAAGCTCGTTTCCGCTGAGTCCATGGTAGGAATGAATGAAAACGCTCGAGTAGCTCATGTCAATCGTGTGTTCGAAGACAGCTACAAAAGTCCTCTTAGCGTCATTGTAGTAGATGAGATTGAACGTATTATTGATTGGGTACCAATCGGACCTCGATTTTCTAACACCTTACTTCAAACACTTATGgttcttttcaaaaagcaacCCCCCAAGGGTCATCGATTGCTTATTTTAGCAACTACCTCTGAACGTACTATGCTCTCTCGAATGGATATGACCCAATCGTTTGATGCAGAAATAGCAGTTCCTAATGTCTCCAACGTTACTGAACTGGACCGCATCATACAATCAATAGATTCATTTGCAGACAGCAATGTTCGAGCTGATACATTACAACGTTTGCAGAACTTTACTGGTACTGATGCTGTCAATGTCGGAGTAGCCAAGATTCTTATGATAGCCGAAACGGCTAAACAGGATGTAGACGTTGTTTCCTGTTTTGTTGAAGCCATGGCCCGTGCTATTCCTATGGAATAG